Genomic segment of Gloeocapsa sp. PCC 7428:
ACCGTATTGCATCAAACCATTAACGGTTTGTAAGAGATAATCAGCGCAAGTACCAAGTTTTCCGTTAGCTGTTGCTAGACTGTTAACAACAACTTCAGAAGAGATATCTCCTGTATACATAACATGATTGTGATTAATGGTGAAAGCGATCGCATCCCAACGTTCTTTGCCATCAACGACTTTTACCCAACGCGGAGTATACGAACCAACCACCATTTCTCGCCGCCAGAGAATGAGTAATTCTGTGAGGACATCTTCTGCTGGAATGCGATAGGCAATACCGCGACAACTTCCGCCGCGATCGAGTCCTAACATTAAGCCTGGATTTTCCGGTGTTCCTCTGCCAAGTGGCGTCCACAAACAAAAGCGACGATGCCATCCATAAATCATCCCCACACGGCGATCGCTAAACTTCACCGTCGGGTTCCAAATCAACGAACCATACGCAAAAATCCAAACGTCAGAGTGCGATCGCCCCTTGAGAATATCTTGTATCGATTGCTCTAGCTCAGTTTCATTTAAAACACGCAGATCCAACCCAGATTGTAAAACTAGCTCCTGTAATTTTCGTGATTCCAGGTAAGCACGCGTTAGCGCAATCATTCCTTGACCGTCACTCATGACACATCCATCAATCAATTATTTCAGCGCGATCGTCACTGCATTTTAACCAACAAACCTCAGTTATTGTCGTTTATTAGAACTTTTAACGCAGTAGCAACGGTATCAAAGCAGAGTTATAAATTTTGAATTTGAGAAAACATATAGCAGGGGTCAGAGATCAGAGGTCAGGGAGTTAAAGAAGCAGAGGTGCAGAGGAGAGGCTACAGAGGAGGAATAGTGTTTTAGATAACTCAAAACTCATCACTCAAAACTCTCTCAGCTTCATCGACTCAAGGTGCGCAAAAATCGTTGCATACTTGCGAATATTCCAGGTTTTTTCGCCTGTACAGAATCACTAACCTGTTGCGGACTATTCCCAGACAAAATTAAGTCAACTTCATCACCCATGGGTTTCTTTGGTTGTTCAGCAATTAATTGATATTCACCATCTTTATTTTCTTGCCAAACTTGCCAAGGCGAAGGATAGCAACGAAATACGGCTGCACCATCGAGTGGGCGTAAATGATAGCAAGATTCAATCGTATTGAGAAAACGCGCCCGTAACTGTCGCCCTGCATAGCCGATACCAACGATCGAAACATCTTCTAGGCGAGGATTCAGTAAAATAAAAGGTCTTTCTCCCACAGCTTGATGCAACTTTTCTACCTGCGCAACTTCAACTGCGGAAGGTGCAACTAATAAAAATGCTTCATCTTCAGGCAAAACTTGCTGATCGACAGGTACTCTTCCAGTTCCAATATCTAGAATTTTAAATGGTACTGATCCCCAATCACGACGTGCCAGCGCCGCAGCACCAGCATCAGGAAAGAAAACTTTGAGTTGATTGCCAAAAGAGTCTAACGCTGGCAGAAATTGCTCAGCAACTGGCATCGGGTTAAGTTCTGGGATGAGAATCTCAATTTGTAGTAAAGAATAACCATCTGCGATCGCTGCTTGTGTTGCGCCTTGGGCTTGGGCGATCGCCTGTTCCAGTGTTGTCGGAATTTCTGCCATGATCTCGTGTTTCCTTGCTGCTACGATCTAGCTTACATCGAGTCGCACAGGCATCTTAAATTATGCGATCGCCTAAAAATAGACATCCGGCACGAATCGGTGCATCTAGGTAAATTCTATTCAGCAGGCAGTTCGGACTCACGCAAAAAGTTTACTCGTTCAGTAATTCCATTGTCATAACCGACGCGACCTTTGTTCCAAATGGAACGGCGTTGAGATCGACTTGAAAGTTACTGTTATGGTTTGAGAAAGGAACTGTTTTGCCTTCTGCTCTGGCTTTAGCAAAGAGCGCAGGTTCAGCAACACCAACGAAGACAAAGCCTACCTGAATATTCTTATTGTCGCCTTTAAGCAAATGAACATCTTCTGAGCCTGTAGTACCTGGAAAATCAGCAATCAGTTTGTTGGCTCCAACTAAATTTGCCAATTGAGGATTGATGCGGTCAATTACTGCTTGGTCATTCACCAATGGAGTTGAACCACCCTTTGTCGTCAAGGTTGGCAATTGATCCTCTGGCATTCCATAAGCACGCGCAATCGACTCATTGACAGACTTAATTCCCTGCACCATTGTTTTTCGGACTTCTGGGTTGAACCAGCGCAAACTGAGTCTCAGCAACGCTTCTCCTGGAATCACGTTATTCGCCTCTCCTGCTTGAACTGCTCCCACCGTAATCACAGCGGCTTCTTGAGGATTAATCGCCCGTGCCACGATTGACTGATACTGTGTAATTGCGTGAGCAGCCATGAGAATCGGATCTTTTGCGAGATGAGGTGAAGAACCGTGCCCTCCCACACCTTTGAACACAATATCGATCGGATCGCTGCCTGCTGTTCGGATTCCTGGTACGCTGGCGATTATTCCTGTAGGACCAGGGGCACTGTGCATCCCCAGCAAGAAGTCAGGGACAGGAACACTATAGCGAGTGTAGAGACCATCTTCAACCATTGCTCTTGCTCCTGCGACGCCTTCTTCCGCAGGCTGCCCGACTAAAATTAGTGTCCCTTTCCAGTTAGATTTCAGGTCTACCATTGCCTTTGCCAATCCCAACATCCAAACGGTATGGGCATCATGACCACAAGCGTGCATGACAGGTCTTTCGCTACCATCTGGCATCTCTGCCCGCTTGGTACTGGCGTAAGGAAGCCCTGTTGTCTCTTGTACAGGCAGCGCATCTAGATCTGCTCGATACATCACTTTAGGACCATCGCCATTGCGCAGAATTCCCACGACTCCGGTTTTGGCAATTCCTGTTTTGACCTCGTAGCCTAATGCTTTTAGTTCCTTCGCCACGATCGCTGCTGTGCGAGTTTCCATGAACGCTAATTCTGGGTTCTGGTGGATGTCTTTGAATAGATTAATCAGGCGATCGCGATCTTTGTCGATCGTTGCTAGCAAGCGATCAAAATAAGCTGGTTTTACGGCTGGTGTACCTGTAAAAGGCTTTTGTGCCTGAGCGGGATGCAAACTTAAAAGCAGCAGGGTTAACCCTAGAAGCAAGCTACTTGCAATTACCCCGATCATCGATTTCAACCATTGGTTAAGGAAGAAGTGACGGAAGCGGCTCATAGTGGTTACGGATTTTTTACACAATCTCGGTACGATCGGGCGAATGGGGAGCATTACCAAGCGCGATCGTTGGTAATGAGTTGCTGAGCTTAACAGCAGTAGACAAAGAATTTGGCTTTATTAACAATAGCGATTGAGCTAAGAAATAGACACCATATTGAGACAAGCTATGTAGCGTGGCGGTCGCGCAACACGGACAAACAAATGATTCTAGAGAAGGCAGCATAATGCGCCTCAAATATTGCAAGATTTCATAGGAATAATATAGTTCAATTGGAAACATCAACGATTTAATATAATTTTTTCTTAATAAGATATTTGCCTATTCTCGATTTAATATCTGTTGTTATAAAATCACGTTGCAATGTTATTAGCCTCGCAATATGGTATTTCAATAGTGTTACTAGTGTTTAGGAGAAACTTTTGTAATGAAAAATTTGATAGATTATCCGTTAAATTTGTATCTTTCAAAGTTAAGCTCATTAAATAAAATTAAAAGCTTTAACTTGCTTGAAAATATTTTAATTATGTTTTGTTGTAAAAAGATAAAAGTTGCAAGATAAAAACTTAACAAGAGCAAAATTAAGTTAATGTTTAAAATGAAAATAGAAAATCGTAAAAGTATCCAATGCAGTCAAACAAATCTAGTTTTTAAAGGCTATTTTCGAGATTTAAATAATTACTTACTGAAGCAGTGTTTGTTATCTACCAGCAGCGCTTTGTTGATCGCGCTTTCAGTGTCCCCTGTCTACGCAGAAAGCCAATTACCTATTTCTGACTCGACTGCTACGCTCAACACCGTGTCCGATCTGGAACAACATCGTCATTCCGCAGAAGCCCTAGAATTAGAAGCTGCCAGCTTATTGCCTAAACCTGCTGCTGAACCGGCAATTGAGTCTCACATTGCTGAGATAGCCTTCCCACTTCATGCAATGACCCAGGCAGATACTTCCACACTACAGCCTTCTCAACTCGCAGTAAGCGATCGCTGGCAATTTTCAGTCGAACCTTACGTTTTTGTTCCCTTCCGAGTTCAAGCTGATGCCACGGTTGCTGGACGCAGTGCCTCGATTGAATTGGGCTTAGGGAACATTTTAAATTTTGACCGTGCGTTTAATGCTGGAATTCGCTTGGAAGCTCAGAAAAATCGATTGGGACTTATTTTTGACGGGTTCTATGTTTCTGCACAGAACAGCGGAAATTTAGAAGTGACGTTTCCCCCAGGCAGTTTGCCAGGTATTGGAGCAAATATTCCTATCCCAGTTCAAACAAGTGCCGATGCCAGCTTATCAATTCGCCAAGGGTTAATCGATTTGGCAGCGTCCTACCGCGTTGTCGATACAACGCTAGGCGATTCAGCCGCAGCGCCAAAATCCTTTCCTCGTCTAGTTTTTGCTCCGAGTCTGGGACTCCGAATTAATATTTTGAGTCAAAAGCTTGAGGTTGATGACGTTCGCATCAACAATATTCCCGTCGGCAATCTTCCGCTGCCAATTTCGCTTCCGGTGAATCAAGACTTTCGCCTAAATAGAACGACGGTTGAGCCACTGATTGGCGCACAGATTGGATTAGATCTCTCTGAACGCTGGACAGTTGATCTTCGAGGTGATGTGTCTGGGTTTAATCTCAATGCCGATACAAACTTGACCTGGAATCTGCTAGTCGGTGCGCAGTATCAGCTATCTCCAAACACATCATTGCAACTTAGCTATCGCTTTAACGGTTTTGATTTTGAGGATGGATCGGGTCTGACGCGAGCCAACTTAAATTTACGTCAGAATGGGCTGTTACTCGGTGCAACATTCCACTTCTAAAGATTTATAAGTCGGTGAGAGGTTGAGTCTTGGCAGTGACCCCAAACCCCTTGACAGGTTTGTAGATGAACTATGGAGTGCTACTTGTGAGTTTGCAACAAACTGGGGCATTAAATTATAGATGACGAGTCGTATGCTCCCAGCTAAAATAAGTCTTAAATCTCAAATCTCTAATAAAACTTGTTATCGGCTAGCGTATTGGTTCGCAACGGCAATATTTTTGTAAATCAGTTGAGTGCCCCGTGCCGAGATCGCCCCATACTAGCCACTAAAATAACTCTAATACACATGCCACAATCGTCCAACCTTGGAACCATTGATGGATCTTGATTTAGCCCGCCGATGCTGCCACAGCACGACGCATCACATAGAGTGCATGTGTTTTGTTACCGAATTGTTGCGGTTCTGTTTTACAAATAATCTCGAATCCCAACCTTTTCCAAAATTGTAAGCCCAGCTCATTGGCTTCAACTACAGACAATGATACTTGCTTGACTGCCTGTTTTGATACCCAATTTTCAAACGCCTGATAAAACTCTAAGCCTAATCCTCGACCCCGCTGCTGGGGACTCAACATCATCAATCCTAACCACCATGTCTGATTGTCTGGATAATGACGAATCGATTCAATCATCCCAATTAGATCATTGTGTGGGTCAAATAATCCAAGAATATATTTGTCGTCCGTTGTTTTTCCATCTGGTACAGCATCAAATTCGTCACGTGCTGCCGTGGGTGAAGGAGGTTGACCATCAGTTAAAAGTGCAAATTCTGTGCATTGCTCGTAGAGAGTTTGCAGTACCACCGCATCTTCTGGTTTGAGGATCTTTACTAAGTAGCTGGGACGATTTAGAGCGAAACTTGCTGAATCATTCATACCTCATTATTAACAATATTTGCGATCGCATCACCAATAGCCTCAAGGTTATGCCCTAGAAATACCTATGGCAATTGCGATCTTTAACGCCAACAGATAGCTTTGCTGTACTGCCACTACTAAGATATAAAGTAGTCTAACGATGAAGGTGAGCAGTGATAAAAGAATTGTAAACGAAACGAAAAGACTCGATTCGCTGCTCTAATGCCGTGTTAGGTGGCATCCCCAAAGATTGCCCTACTATATCTGACTTCTGGTATCACAACACCAAAACGCTCAACCTCTTTGATAACTCCTTTCTCCAGCGAACAACCCATCTGCTCGTAAAAATGCCGAGCATTAACATTGTTATACAGAACCCACAACGTTATTCGGGTTGCACCTTGTGCAGCACAAATCTGTAAAACTGCTTCCCACAAGGCACTTCCGTATCCTCTTCGGTATTGATTTGGGAATAGATAGATTCCGTAAAGCTCTTTTGTCGATAAAGCATCATCGTCTCGGCTAACTCCTAAGGAAGCCCACCCAACCACCTGATCTTCGACTTGACAAACTAAATTAACCCTATCGTTGTTGTGTAGATTGTTGTACCAAATTTGCTCAAACTCATTGACCGACAAGTTATCAAGTAAGTCATCGGGCATAATTCCTCGATAAGATGTCCGCCAAGAAGCAACATGAATCTGGGCTAAGGTATTTACGTCTGATATCGCTGCTTCACGTATCCGCATCAACGTTATCAAATTATCAACAGTTTTTAGAATGCTTTGAGAACTGACTCCATTGTGGCTCAAGTTATCACACGAAACAGAAAAACTCTGCAAACTGTGAATATGCCCCTAATTTATATTTGCCCTGGCTTTAACAACTCCTTATCGACATCTTGAAAAGACTGCCCGATAATCTAAGCAACCCAACAAGTATTTATGAAGAATTAGCAACAATCCGCTTTTGATACTCTTGCTCAGTGACAAGATCTAAAGTAGTATCCACGCGATCTAAAAATACAATGCCATCGAGATGATCGAGTTCGTGTTGAAAGATGCGGGCGACAAAATCTGTTAATTCTTGCTTTTGAAGCTTACCGTTGCGATCGCTATATTCTACTTCAATCTACTGCTCTACTGATTAGAACGAAGCAGCATAATGGTTCTAAGTGGCAATAAATAACTTTATGCATGGGGCTTTTTATATTGTGCAGGTTCAGGAAATTTTGAACGGATTAACAACTTCTAGCCCATCGATGGTTAAGTATCCAAAATCTTCTGTGTATAGCGTCTGAACATTGGCTTCCAAGTAAGCAGCAAT
This window contains:
- a CDS encoding DUF1995 family protein, encoding MAEIPTTLEQAIAQAQGATQAAIADGYSLLQIEILIPELNPMPVAEQFLPALDSFGNQLKVFFPDAGAAALARRDWGSVPFKILDIGTGRVPVDQQVLPEDEAFLLVAPSAVEVAQVEKLHQAVGERPFILLNPRLEDVSIVGIGYAGRQLRARFLNTIESCYHLRPLDGAAVFRCYPSPWQVWQENKDGEYQLIAEQPKKPMGDEVDLILSGNSPQQVSDSVQAKKPGIFASMQRFLRTLSR
- a CDS encoding GNAT family N-acetyltransferase — protein: MRIREAAISDVNTLAQIHVASWRTSYRGIMPDDLLDNLSVNEFEQIWYNNLHNNDRVNLVCQVEDQVVGWASLGVSRDDDALSTKELYGIYLFPNQYRRGYGSALWEAVLQICAAQGATRITLWVLYNNVNARHFYEQMGCSLEKGVIKEVERFGVVIPEVRYSRAIFGDAT
- a CDS encoding gamma-glutamylcyclotransferase, producing MSDGQGMIALTRAYLESRKLQELVLQSGLDLRVLNETELEQSIQDILKGRSHSDVWIFAYGSLIWNPTVKFSDRRVGMIYGWHRRFCLWTPLGRGTPENPGLMLGLDRGGSCRGIAYRIPAEDVLTELLILWRREMVVGSYTPRWVKVVDGKERWDAIAFTINHNHVMYTGDISSEVVVNSLATANGKLGTCADYLLQTVNGLMQYGIQDKQLLKLQKEVIARQQSSTTLV
- a CDS encoding outer membrane protein — protein: MKIENRKSIQCSQTNLVFKGYFRDLNNYLLKQCLLSTSSALLIALSVSPVYAESQLPISDSTATLNTVSDLEQHRHSAEALELEAASLLPKPAAEPAIESHIAEIAFPLHAMTQADTSTLQPSQLAVSDRWQFSVEPYVFVPFRVQADATVAGRSASIELGLGNILNFDRAFNAGIRLEAQKNRLGLIFDGFYVSAQNSGNLEVTFPPGSLPGIGANIPIPVQTSADASLSIRQGLIDLAASYRVVDTTLGDSAAAPKSFPRLVFAPSLGLRINILSQKLEVDDVRINNIPVGNLPLPISLPVNQDFRLNRTTVEPLIGAQIGLDLSERWTVDLRGDVSGFNLNADTNLTWNLLVGAQYQLSPNTSLQLSYRFNGFDFEDGSGLTRANLNLRQNGLLLGATFHF
- a CDS encoding N-acetyltransferase, which gives rise to MNDSASFALNRPSYLVKILKPEDAVVLQTLYEQCTEFALLTDGQPPSPTAARDEFDAVPDGKTTDDKYILGLFDPHNDLIGMIESIRHYPDNQTWWLGLMMLSPQQRGRGLGLEFYQAFENWVSKQAVKQVSLSVVEANELGLQFWKRLGFEIICKTEPQQFGNKTHALYVMRRAVAASAG
- a CDS encoding amidohydrolase; its protein translation is MSRFRHFFLNQWLKSMIGVIASSLLLGLTLLLLSLHPAQAQKPFTGTPAVKPAYFDRLLATIDKDRDRLINLFKDIHQNPELAFMETRTAAIVAKELKALGYEVKTGIAKTGVVGILRNGDGPKVMYRADLDALPVQETTGLPYASTKRAEMPDGSERPVMHACGHDAHTVWMLGLAKAMVDLKSNWKGTLILVGQPAEEGVAGARAMVEDGLYTRYSVPVPDFLLGMHSAPGPTGIIASVPGIRTAGSDPIDIVFKGVGGHGSSPHLAKDPILMAAHAITQYQSIVARAINPQEAAVITVGAVQAGEANNVIPGEALLRLSLRWFNPEVRKTMVQGIKSVNESIARAYGMPEDQLPTLTTKGGSTPLVNDQAVIDRINPQLANLVGANKLIADFPGTTGSEDVHLLKGDNKNIQVGFVFVGVAEPALFAKARAEGKTVPFSNHNSNFQVDLNAVPFGTKVASVMTMELLNE